tctatataaaccgtcgtggttatttcaattcttgtcattaagtagatctaccgacgtaggataagaaaatcaaagaaaaaaattgttaacaaaaattcttattaagacgaccgttaaaattaaaggtacgacgtataaaatgaataaatacgacgttaaattttattgtatgatttaaagataacgtcgtagaactatacgagaatgacatcgatatatttatattttccgtcgttgtaaattaatttaatacggcgatattttgtattttaaagccgtggatttgtttgtaattatacggcgtcttatacgaaaacctcgtcgtgttattttatgagtaaaaacggcagtttttattgaaattgtcgtctttactttctacgtcggtcgattcataacttctgccgttctttgttggcattgattttacactgcgaaaatctgtttcaaatagacgtcggttgtttaattatgtacgtcgttgtttttgaacagccatttgaatctccattttttagttgtctaaggttgtattacacgacggtgtttttagaaccgtcgtctttttataaaccacgacggttttcacttagaccgtcgttgttttctggtcgtctttttcactttttgtagtagtgataattaagaagttttcttttcaatgaTTAGAAAACATGGCCACAGGTTATTTCAGCTAAAGTGTTTGTGTCAAACACTGAGGCCAAGGAGTGATTATTCATTTAATCTTAAACTTCTCAAAACTATGGGCCTATAAAAGGGAGTTAGGAGGCCTGAAAAAAAGGGGGGAGCCGAGGAACGAAGGAGAGGGGCAAAAGGCAGAGAGGAGCAGTGGCATAGAGGAGCACCCGTCACCAAAAGAAGTCAGGAATTTCTATATGGCAAGGATGCATTCAACATCCAGTATAATCAACCCATGGGGATTCTTGGCTATTatgatttcaatcatcatAAATTAAGTCAAGAATCTACTCCAAGGCGTACCTCCTCTCAAATATCTCCATAACATCCAGCTACGAATTGACAGCCAATatgatttcaatcatcatAGGATCAAGACCTGATCTGCTCCAAAGTGCGGCTTCACTCAGGCGCTTCCAGGATGTGCTCAACATCCAATTCATAAGCACTCCGTAAGGATTGCTTATCATGATCGGCTATCcatcacaaaatcaaaattgattGGCAATGCTGTTAAAAGATGTAGAGAAATTCCTAGAATTTTCTGGACTTCTCTTACTTCAACGGCACAATGGCTAAGACTTATTTAACGTTGTTCGTGTCTGCCAAGGAGGacatcaaagaaaaaggaaatcaaaTAGGAAAGAAGAAACCATGTGGTAATTTATGCGAGTACCCAAAAAGCAATTTCAAATTCCATCATGATTAGATTGTCTTTTAAATGGAGAACTTGATGTCCTGCTGATGTAGAACATATAGCCAAGTTGATCGAGGAACAGTTGGACAGGCGGGCACGTCGTCGCGCTAGTAAAGCTCAATCTGTGCAAGTATAAGCTCCGAGCTCATAATCAGGCCCATGACCTATCGTTTCAAAGAGAACGGCGTGACAAATTCTATCGTTTACTTTGACTTTTTAGTGTTTAAAGTTTTTAGAATATTTTGGAaaacttttattattttcttttttgttttctaattagcTTTCTTAGCATGTCTAGGGTTTCTCATTAGCTTTCCAAGCAAGTCTAGGGTTTCTCTTGTATAAAAGGAATACGTTGGAGCATCTTGAGATTATTCatattattttcaatcaatatATTTGAGGTTTACTTAATTTCTCTGGTGGATTCCGACATTGTTACTTGTAGGGTTATCGTTCGATCTCCCTATCTCTTATATCTCGATGCGtcagttggtatcagagcaggtTTTTGCCTGACTCGAAGTGCCTCCAATGGCTCGTCCAGACGGAGAAGATAGGACCCGTGGAGATAGGCAACCAATCACTCGTGATGAATTCAATTCAGCAATCTAGGGTTTACGTCATATGATCCTGACCTTAGGAAACCAAGCACGGCCAAACAAAGACAGAGGAAAAGATCAGTGTAACGAATGACGTCCCCCACAACATCCTCATCAAGAAGATAGTGATGTGGAGTCGGATGAAGAAATTCATGACGTTCATGCCCAACCCAAAAACCAACGCCAAGAAGACTATCGCATGAAGACTAAAATTCCATATTTCAATGGGcacttacaatttttttcccaatgatccaaactatctattttttatggcttcattcatagatcatccttacaaaaaattagacaaatcggaaaccatttcgatatccaattgtgtcttacaaaatcaatgaacacggtgcttcaagaaaatgctaaaatttcaataacttaatttagtagtcaaatgatatcggattcaagtgattttttgtagagatgatctttgaatgagtatctataaaatagacggtttggattagtgaaatacaatccggagtggggcctacaaggggtgtccctcaaataagcttatttaaaggatccctcaatggaagctctctgtatatatatatatatatatatatatatatataagagtttaggtttaggattatatcacttaaatcacatatataatttgtttcatttcatttacttttctttactcattcctagtttataattggatgattagcacattaatttgtgtcaattatttattcatacaatcctttaaaaaaatatttttttgatacttagtatttttaaaaattatttcttaaaacatattatgatctaattatgtaataacctcaaaaataatactttgttatattatttttgtgaaaaatcttataagttgtgtgactttattgggtattttatgaatttagtttgaagtgaaaatattggaattaagtgagtttaatctcaaatttggactaaaatgcctttatgattaagtttatgatttttttttgaatgaagtaggGCCCGTTTAGGCCCAGCCCGACCCGATAGGCTTCTCAAGCCCGGCTCATGGGTCGGACTTggactttgaattttctaaaaaaatctgGCTCGACCCTGCccgatattttctctctcctctttaaagcccAGCCCGATCCTACccaagcccattaaatttAGGCCGGGTGCAGCTGTTGACATCAAAGCTGGTATGgctattattttgtttatttatcatATAGTGTTTTTACTACTATTTTAAACTATGACTCACTAGTGTCATGTGTTATGGTCTTTGAGAGTTGAAGCGAAAAGGACTCATTTTCAGTCAGATTACTGTCACAGCTAAATATGCAAGAACTACTTCGTTTtctcaggaaaaaaaattttctTTGGTGGGTTTGATCTGCACTCTAACTATACTGCATAACCTTTGTTCTtgttaaattttgattctGTAAATTATGATCCATGCATTCAAATAggacatttaaaaaaaattcttattccaTCGAGTCCCtttagaccaaaaaaaatgttgagTCTCTTTTAAAGATTATCTATATGAGGCTGTTTATGCTTTGTCGTTGGTGTATGAACAACATGTGGTTTATGCCAATGAACAACATGTGGTTTATGCCGATAAATTCGATCTCTCGGCTGACAATGAGATATACTTAGAGCACAtttgcaaggtatgcaatggAAGGTCATGGAATTGGAGAAGCTGTGCAAGAAAATGCAAAATCAAACGGCAAAGTTTACAAAATCAAGAGCATCAAGCCAAATAACAAGAAGAGAGTCTGAAATTGAACTCGCTTAGGCCACTCCAAATAACTGCATGAAAAATTATCGCCACAGAATTTTTGTTCAGCCTATTTTCCCCCCACATTATACAAAACTGGTCAATCTACTCTCACCATCATCTCTCGCAATTTTATCCAAGATACCATCAAATAAAATCACGTGTCGAACCTTTTGAGGGCCTCTTGGTCATATCATGTCATATTCTTTACAAAAAGTGCCCTTAAATGTcgtcaaaagaaaattaagtgtTGATAACGTGACCTACAAAAATGAGGCGTGAAATGACAAAGTAGCCCTTAAAGATGACTCATGTGTTCAACACGTGACTCTATTTGACGGCATCCTATTATGAAGGTAGTTTGACCAGTTTTATATAGTTCCGAGGAGGGAGGGGGAAGGGTAATTGATAATATCTACATATAATATGAGGAGAGAACATCATTTGACTCTATAATGTTAAACAAAAACTCATTTTCTGACAGTAAATTAAATAAGCATGCGCACTGCCAAACAGAGATATCTTAATCCATCGACGCTCTACGATCTCAAATCTCTCCATGTAAATTGTACGTTGTTCTTTCTTCATATAGCGAATCCATTGTCGCTATAAAATGATTTGGTTTCAGGTCCCATTTAATCGTCACTGCTATGACTTTTGAGACCAAGAAGCACATATTCTACATAAAAACAATAACCAAATTGTATCTTAGTATAATATGCCTTTGGCGGACGGCTTTCTTGACTTGTCCAAAACAGTTTTTGAACTCTTTCCAATATGCCGTCGTCGTGCAAGTGCATCTAGCTTTTATATATCATTTCTTATGGTGTAtatatttcttcattttatttatttatcttaatTTTAGCATCCAACAGTCCAAAGTGTATGGTTCACTTTGACTTGCGCATGGCTATCCCTTTCTTATGCTCTCATCAGTATAGCGAGTCACCCACCCAAGTACTGGATATACTTATATGTGTCTCAGCATAcactggagagagagagagagagagagagagagagagagagagagagagagagagagagagagagatgggaacGGTGGCTCCAAACTTGATGGAAGTATCTGCAACTGCAACTGCAAGTGTTCATAAGGAAAACGGTGTGGTTGCCAACCCTCCAAAAGAGCTTGATGCCGGAGCCTTGTTCGTCCTCAAATCTCAAGGTTATTAGTGCTTAGAACTTAGtatatgatatgatattgtttgattttcttttttactttatgcCGGAGATTTCAGTACTAGGGTTCTAtttgctctttccttttcttttttgggctttttagGAGTAATAATTCTTAACTTTATGGCCAATTTGCATTTTGGTCTTCCAACGTAATTTCATTTCCTCTCCTACTGTTGATCCTGTCGTCATATTTGTTACATTTTCTGTCAAATTTAGAGGTAAAATGGTCATTTCAAGTCGAGTCCGCTGGAGTTTTTAGGAACAATGGTCCCTAAACTTATACTCTTACATTTTGGTCctcaaacttgaaaaatgaCTGTTTAGTTCCTTAAATTTGACGGACCAAAATACAAATTGGCAAATGATATACTTATAAGATGTATTTATCTACTTCTCCGTCTCTAAATGTTTTGTATGTGGGTGGTTTGATTTGTGGTATAGGGTCGTGGTTGCATTGTGGGTATCACTTGACGACATCCATAGTGGCTCCCGTGCTTCTAAGTCTTCCCTTTGCGCTCACCTTGCTAGGCTGGGTTGGAGGACTcatttgccttgccttggctggTTTGGTCACTTTCTATTCCTACAATCTTTTATCTCTGGTTCTGGAGCACCAAGAAAAGCTTGGACATCGTCAGCTTCGCTTTCGAGACATGGCCAGAGACATTTTAGGTGAGTGTAATTGTTATTTTAGTGTTTGCTTGAAACAATGTCGTGTACGTCGATTTTGTTGATAACAACTAGATGTCTCAAtagtttccaatttttctattttttttttccaaagataTCTATGAACGAAGATTTAAAACATAAACGGTTTGAATCGTTGAAGTGGAATTCATAGTGGATCCCACATAATGTCTATTTGAGAAATCCCTCTATAAAATGagactatatatatttatgcatGTGGTTAATTTCATGTGTTGCCAGGTCCTGGATGGGGCAAATATTTTGTTGGTCCTTTgcaattttggatatgttatggTGCTGTTATTGCTTGCACTCTACTTGGAGGGCAGAGCCTTAAGGTTAGTGTGTCCCCCAGATTTGTCATTAGTACACTTTGGTACATTTTTTAGTATATACTTCATGTTTATCAActaattctttattttggggaaaaaaaacaaagttatTTGTGAAATGACAGTATTATCGTCTCACTGAAAAATTACTCTATTTCTATCATCACGCTACTAGAAAATGCCTGATTAGTATACATTGTGGGTCGACAAAGCGTGACCAAGTTTACACTTATAGTTTAAACAAAATAGCTCACTAAACATGAACACTTCTAGTTTACACTTCTACTTTATGGTAGTGAACTTGGTAGATTTATGTATAAACTTAATATATAATTGTCTTTTCTTGGGTTTCTTTGGCAGTTTATTTACCTGCTTTCCAACCCAGATGGGAAAATGAAGCTCTACCAATTTATAACTATGTTTGGAGGCGTGACACTACTTTTGGCTCAAATGCCATCCTTCCACTCCCTAAGGCACATAAACCTTGTATCTCTTATCCTTTGCCTTGCATTCAGCGCTTGCGTCACGGCTGGTTCTATATACATTGGTATTATTAGGGCATATTTGataatcatttcatttttaattttcaatttttctcatCACTTTTTCTAAAAGCTGAAAACATGTTTGGTAATAATTTtcgttttctgtttttaaagAAGTGAAAACtaattttcaagaaaatatacatatttgtttttcttttgcaggACATTCTAATAAGGCTCCTGTAAGGGACTATACCGTGAAAGGAAGTGCAAAAGACCGCAGTTTTGGTATCTTCAATGCCATTTCAATCATCGCTACTACATATGCAAGTGGAATAATTCCTGAAATACAGGTATTTGACctaatttttcattctttacTTGCTTAAATTGTTGCTCATGAATTGAAACTCGAAAAATGTTTTCTTGTTAaacaatcaaagaaaaatttgtgAGATTGTTCGTGTGATCACGTGGTAGTgtacaaaaattatttatcaTGTTAATACGGCCATATTCACAAGTTTTGGCCCATACCACCAATCTATTTCATAATATGAatcattttcactttttaaCTAGGTGATCATTGGTATATCATCCACGCAAAAATTCACTCAAAtcgaaaatatttaattatcttagtgtaactaaataaataagcgAACACAATATTTTCGATAAACAAGTAAATAATCGCGATAATAATCAAGTGGTTGAACGGTCGATCTTTCATTTGGATGAAATTTCACAAGAAGGTTAGGATTATGAATTTACATTTTGGAGTAGTCCCAAACGAGTAACTAGTGGCATATGAACTTACTGGTTAGCGCTTGTGCGTACTTGTATGTATATGGGCTAGAATAACAGTTTCATAATAAAATAGGGTA
Above is a window of Prunus persica cultivar Lovell chromosome G2, Prunus_persica_NCBIv2, whole genome shotgun sequence DNA encoding:
- the LOC18785856 gene encoding GABA transporter 1 isoform X2, whose translation is MGTVAPNLMEVSATATASVHKENGVVANPPKELDAGALFVLKSQGSWLHCGYHLTTSIVAPVLLSLPFALTLLGWVGGLICLALAGLVTFYSYNLLSLVLEHQEKLGHRQLRFRDMARDILGPGWGKYFVGPLQFWICYGAVIACTLLGGQSLKFIYLLSNPDGKMKLYQFITMFGGVTLLLAQMPSFHSLRHINLVSLILCLAFSACVTAGSIYIGHSNKAPVRDYTVKGSAKDRSFGIFNAISIIATTYASGIIPEIQVYLQPTNEVFEKKFADPKMPQFSIRNVVPRLILRSLSVVVATIFAAMLPFFGDIMALFGAFGCIPLDFILPMIFYNVTFKPSKQSLIFWVNTLIAGASFLLVGVGAVASVRQIVLDAKTYRLFANM
- the LOC18785856 gene encoding GABA transporter 1 isoform X1 yields the protein MGTVAPNLMEVSATATASVHKENGVVANPPKELDAGALFVLKSQGSWLHCGYHLTTSIVAPVLLSLPFALTLLGWVGGLICLALAGLVTFYSYNLLSLVLEHQEKLGHRQLRFRDMARDILGPGWGKYFVGPLQFWICYGAVIACTLLGGQSLKFIYLLSNPDGKMKLYQFITMFGGVTLLLAQMPSFHSLRHINLVSLILCLAFSACVTAGSIYIGHSNKAPVRDYTVKGSAKDRSFGIFNAISIIATTYASGIIPEIQATLAPPVKGKMFKGLCVCYSVIVTTYFSVAISGYWAFGNQAMGTVLSNFMGDEKPLLPTWFLLMTNVFTLSQVSAVTVVYLQPTNEVFEKKFADPKMPQFSIRNVVPRLILRSLSVVVATIFAAMLPFFGDIMALFGAFGCIPLDFILPMIFYNVTFKPSKQSLIFWVNTLIAGASFLLVGVGAVASVRQIVLDAKTYRLFANM